One window of the Rufibacter radiotolerans genome contains the following:
- a CDS encoding YciI family protein, whose translation MKLTRIFFLFLLLAFAGTASAQTKPAYQEPKDGQMKTYYMAFLKKGPNRTHDSLTAAKIQEAHMAHINKMAAEGKLTMAGPFMDDGDLRGIFIFNVKTMEEAKALTEADPAVKSGRLIMELHPWYSQKGTKLQ comes from the coding sequence ATGAAGCTAACCCGAATCTTTTTCCTTTTCCTCCTTCTGGCCTTCGCGGGCACGGCCAGCGCCCAGACCAAACCAGCCTACCAAGAACCTAAGGACGGCCAGATGAAAACCTATTACATGGCGTTCCTGAAGAAAGGCCCCAATCGCACCCATGACTCACTTACCGCCGCCAAAATTCAGGAAGCGCACATGGCCCACATTAACAAGATGGCCGCCGAAGGAAAGCTGACCATGGCCGGCCCCTTTATGGATGACGGTGACCTGCGCGGCATCTTTATCTTCAATGTAAAAACCATGGAAGAAGCCAAGGCGCTTACTGAGGCAGACCCGGCCGTAAAGTCAGGCAGGCTTATCATGGAGCTGCACCCTTGGTACTCGCAGAAGGGTACCAAGCTCCAGTAA
- a CDS encoding prolyl oligopeptidase family serine peptidase: protein MNKTSVFVCIAALAAMTGCKTSPAPSSGASASTTPPAEAPAVATKPSLMYPKTEKINHVDTYHGTQVPDPYRWLEADTAKNVAEWVKAQNKVTFDYLAKIPFREQIKERLTKLWNYPKYGAPFREGAYYYFTKNDGLQNQAVIYRQKGLDGTPELFLDPNKLSADGTTSLGSLDFSKDARYAVYTTSTGGSDWRDAYVLDVATGKKLSDELHWIKFSGTSWHKDGFFYSRYAEPTKGSKMANKNEYHKVYYHKVGTPQSQDKLIWEAKQYPLRLLFASTTEDEKYLILTASEGTSNNSLYVKDLSKPNSPIVPLVETFDKEYGVVENIGDKLIVVTNQGAPKYKLIQIDLKKPQPANWKTLVAETDNVLGGVDLVGGRLILNYMKDAATLVRVHDTNGKWLHDVQLPTLGSAAGFSGKKEDKTVFYTFNSFTYPSAVYQYDIASNKSTLYRKAEVDVDMEAYETKQVFYPSKDGTKIPMFIVHKKGLALNGDNPTYLYAYGGFNASTTPGFSISRMLWLENGGVLAIANIRGGGEYGEAWHKAGMTPNKQNVFDDFIAAAEYLRDQKYTAPQKLAIAGGSNGGLLIGAVANQRPDLFKVALPAVGVMDMLRFHKFTIGWAWVPEYGSSDDAAQFQNLMAFSPIHNIKEGVSYPATLVTTADHDDRVVPAHSFKYIATLQEKGAGPNPYLIRVDVKAGHGAGKSTTAQIAEAADVWSFTFYNMGVNPYATK, encoded by the coding sequence ATGAACAAGACCTCTGTATTCGTTTGTATTGCTGCGTTGGCAGCAATGACCGGCTGTAAAACCAGCCCGGCACCCAGTTCGGGAGCCAGTGCCAGCACCACCCCACCGGCCGAAGCGCCCGCGGTGGCTACCAAACCTTCCCTTATGTACCCCAAAACCGAGAAAATAAACCACGTTGACACCTACCACGGCACCCAGGTGCCTGACCCGTACCGCTGGCTGGAAGCCGATACCGCCAAAAACGTGGCGGAATGGGTGAAGGCGCAGAACAAGGTCACCTTTGATTACCTGGCTAAGATCCCCTTCCGGGAGCAGATCAAGGAACGCCTTACCAAGCTCTGGAACTACCCTAAATACGGGGCTCCCTTCCGCGAAGGCGCCTATTACTATTTCACCAAGAACGACGGCCTCCAGAACCAGGCCGTGATATACCGCCAGAAAGGCCTGGACGGCACCCCCGAACTGTTCCTGGACCCCAACAAACTGTCCGCCGACGGGACCACTTCCCTGGGTAGCCTGGACTTCAGCAAAGACGCCAGGTACGCCGTTTACACCACCTCCACGGGCGGCTCAGACTGGCGCGATGCCTATGTGCTGGATGTGGCCACCGGTAAAAAACTGTCAGATGAGTTGCACTGGATCAAGTTCTCGGGCACCAGCTGGCACAAGGACGGGTTCTTCTACAGCCGTTACGCCGAGCCCACCAAAGGCTCCAAGATGGCCAACAAGAATGAGTACCACAAAGTGTACTACCACAAAGTAGGCACACCGCAAAGCCAGGACAAACTCATCTGGGAAGCCAAGCAATACCCGTTGCGTCTGCTCTTCGCCAGTACCACCGAGGACGAGAAATACCTGATCCTTACCGCCTCTGAGGGAACCAGCAACAACTCACTGTACGTGAAGGACCTGAGTAAACCCAACAGTCCCATTGTGCCGCTGGTAGAGACCTTTGACAAAGAATACGGCGTGGTGGAGAACATAGGCGACAAGCTCATTGTAGTCACCAATCAGGGCGCGCCCAAGTACAAGCTCATCCAGATAGACCTGAAGAAACCACAGCCTGCCAACTGGAAAACCCTGGTAGCGGAGACCGATAATGTGCTAGGTGGGGTAGATTTAGTAGGCGGCCGCCTAATCCTGAACTACATGAAAGACGCCGCCACGCTGGTGCGCGTGCATGACACCAACGGCAAATGGCTGCATGACGTGCAACTGCCCACGCTAGGCTCAGCCGCCGGATTCAGCGGCAAGAAGGAAGACAAGACCGTTTTCTACACGTTCAACTCGTTTACCTACCCTAGCGCCGTGTACCAATATGACATTGCCAGCAATAAATCTACTCTCTACCGCAAGGCGGAGGTAGATGTGGACATGGAGGCCTATGAAACCAAACAGGTCTTCTACCCGAGCAAGGACGGCACCAAGATTCCTATGTTCATTGTGCACAAGAAAGGCTTAGCCCTGAACGGCGATAACCCCACCTACCTCTATGCCTACGGCGGATTTAACGCCTCTACTACCCCCGGATTCAGCATCTCGCGCATGCTGTGGCTGGAGAACGGCGGCGTGCTGGCCATTGCCAACATACGCGGCGGCGGGGAATACGGCGAGGCCTGGCACAAAGCGGGCATGACCCCTAACAAGCAAAACGTGTTTGATGACTTCATCGCGGCCGCGGAGTACCTGAGAGACCAGAAATATACGGCACCGCAGAAACTGGCCATTGCCGGTGGTTCTAACGGTGGGTTGCTTATTGGTGCCGTAGCCAACCAGCGCCCAGACCTGTTCAAGGTGGCTCTGCCCGCCGTGGGCGTGATGGATATGCTGCGGTTCCATAAGTTCACCATTGGCTGGGCCTGGGTACCCGAATACGGTTCCTCAGATGACGCGGCGCAGTTTCAGAACCTCATGGCCTTCTCGCCTATTCACAACATCAAAGAGGGCGTGAGCTACCCGGCCACCCTGGTCACCACCGCCGACCATGACGACCGCGTGGTGCCGGCCCACTCGTTCAAGTACATTGCCACGCTCCAGGAGAAAGGCGCAGGGCCCAACCCCTACCTGATCAGGGTAGACGTGAAAGCCGGCCACGGCGCCGGTAAATCCACCACCGCCCAGATTGCCGAGGCCGCCGATGTGTGGTCGTTCACCTTCTACAACATGGGCGTGAACCCCTACGCGACTAAATAA
- a CDS encoding GNAT family N-acetyltransferase, whose translation MSVTVTIRKGIEADLPGVHALIVELAVFEKAPNEVTNTVEDMRRDGFGDQPIFEFYVADSVEKGIVGIALYYTAYSTWKGKMLFLEDIVVTETLRRQGIGRQLFNAVAEAAKEGHYKRMKWQVLDWNEPAINFYRSIGADLDGEWINCNLSEQQLQQL comes from the coding sequence ATGAGTGTAACCGTTACCATAAGAAAAGGAATCGAGGCTGACCTGCCCGGCGTACATGCCCTGATTGTAGAACTGGCCGTGTTTGAAAAAGCCCCTAATGAAGTAACCAATACCGTAGAGGACATGCGCCGCGACGGCTTCGGGGACCAGCCTATCTTTGAGTTCTACGTGGCCGACTCTGTGGAGAAAGGCATTGTGGGGATTGCGCTGTACTACACGGCTTACTCCACCTGGAAGGGCAAGATGCTGTTCCTGGAAGACATTGTGGTCACGGAGACCCTCCGGCGCCAAGGCATAGGCCGCCAGCTGTTCAACGCCGTGGCGGAGGCTGCCAAGGAAGGGCATTACAAACGCATGAAATGGCAGGTGCTGGACTGGAACGAGCCCGCCATCAATTTTTATCGCAGCATAGGCGCCGACCTGGACGGGGAATGGATCAACTGTAACCTAAGCGAGCAGCAACTGCAGCAGTTGTAA
- a CDS encoding DUF4286 family protein yields MILFNETVSIDNTVAAEWLQWMQETHIPAVMATTYFLNFQIAKVMEEEETGGSTYAIQYYARHMDDLLEYHREHDQDMQARMQAKYPGQYVAFRTVLEVVEKSDKQ; encoded by the coding sequence ATGATTCTTTTCAACGAAACCGTAAGCATAGACAACACCGTGGCCGCCGAGTGGCTGCAGTGGATGCAGGAAACCCATATTCCGGCCGTTATGGCCACCACCTATTTTCTTAATTTCCAGATAGCCAAGGTCATGGAAGAAGAGGAAACCGGCGGTTCTACCTACGCCATTCAATACTATGCCCGCCACATGGACGACCTGCTGGAATACCACCGTGAGCACGACCAGGACATGCAGGCCAGAATGCAGGCCAAATACCCGGGGCAGTACGTGGCCTTCAGGACGGTACTGGAGGTAGTTGAGAAAAGCGACAAGCAATAA
- a CDS encoding MFS transporter, with product MSMPSTSVPTTKILNTAVIVAALGYFVDIYDLVLFSIVRINSLKELGITQPAALLEQGVRLINMQMIGMLVGGIFWGILGDKRGRISVLFGSIFLYSAANIANGFVTDLEAYAWLRFVAGLGLAGELGAGITLVSEVLPKEKRGYGTTIVASVGISGAILAGVIGEYFHWRTAYFVGGGLGLMLLVLRIGVYESGMFARTQQQAVARGNFLSLFTNTTRFLKYLKCILIGIPIWFVIGVLITFSPEISQALNIPAPISAAKGIAFSYLGLTLGDLASGLLSQKLKSRKKVVTIFLLLLACIIALFLLAQGASETYFYALCVALGFGGGYWAVFVTIAAEQFGTNIRATVTTTVPNFVRGAVVILTLSFKGLQDNLGILETAALLGAVSILIALLSISTLPESFSKDLDYHE from the coding sequence ATGTCCATGCCCTCTACTTCGGTTCCCACCACCAAAATCCTGAACACTGCCGTGATTGTGGCGGCCCTGGGGTACTTTGTTGACATCTATGACTTAGTGCTTTTCAGCATTGTCAGGATCAATAGCCTTAAGGAGCTAGGAATAACCCAACCAGCCGCACTTCTAGAGCAAGGGGTACGTCTCATAAATATGCAAATGATAGGCATGCTGGTGGGGGGTATTTTCTGGGGCATTCTGGGCGATAAACGGGGCCGTATCTCGGTTTTGTTCGGGTCTATCTTCTTGTACTCTGCCGCGAACATCGCTAACGGTTTTGTCACCGACCTGGAGGCCTACGCCTGGTTGCGGTTTGTGGCGGGCCTGGGATTGGCGGGTGAATTAGGGGCCGGCATCACGCTGGTAAGTGAAGTATTGCCCAAGGAAAAGCGGGGCTATGGCACCACCATTGTGGCGTCGGTGGGTATCTCGGGGGCCATTCTGGCCGGGGTCATTGGCGAGTATTTTCACTGGCGCACCGCGTACTTTGTGGGCGGCGGACTGGGCCTGATGTTGCTGGTACTCCGGATTGGGGTCTATGAGTCTGGTATGTTTGCCCGCACCCAGCAACAAGCCGTGGCCCGGGGCAACTTCCTGAGCTTGTTCACCAACACCACCCGTTTCCTGAAATACCTTAAGTGCATTCTGATCGGCATTCCTATTTGGTTTGTGATTGGGGTCTTGATCACCTTCTCCCCTGAGATCAGCCAGGCGCTGAACATTCCGGCCCCTATCTCAGCGGCCAAGGGAATCGCCTTCTCCTACCTGGGCCTTACCCTGGGCGATCTGGCCAGCGGGCTGCTGAGCCAGAAACTGAAAAGCCGCAAGAAGGTGGTCACTATCTTTCTGCTGCTGCTGGCCTGCATTATTGCCCTGTTCCTGTTGGCGCAGGGAGCCAGTGAGACGTATTTCTATGCCCTGTGCGTGGCGCTGGGCTTTGGCGGCGGGTACTGGGCCGTTTTCGTGACCATTGCCGCCGAGCAGTTCGGGACCAACATCCGGGCCACCGTCACCACCACCGTACCTAACTTTGTGCGCGGGGCCGTGGTGATTCTTACGCTCTCGTTCAAAGGTTTGCAAGACAACCTGGGCATTCTGGAAACCGCCGCCTTGCTGGGAGCCGTTTCCATTCTCATTGCCCTGCTGTCTATCAGCACCTTGCCGGAAAGCTTCAGCAAGGACCTGGATTACCATGAATAG
- a CDS encoding TraB/GumN family protein: MGTYKAAFFSVSLAIVLLGLVWPKVGSCDTPETKEKSLLWKVSGKGIKTSYLYGTFHLVPKDQFSLPRKVTQKLEKSETVVFEVDLDSPKLSRMISKSMHMAKPIESLMTVQDYTLFAKFVRDSLERNMQTFRYIKPAFLGQLLLYPKLLGYNPESYDLALLNLAKKERKDIQSLETPEEQVALFEKTSLETQTSQLLQNIKQFDRQRKLMKGMLTLYQQEDIYSLYDLIKAQSGSEDSEDLLLNERNEKWMAPLLAMMQKSSSFVAVGAAHLPGEQGLIQLLRNQGYKVEPVLR; this comes from the coding sequence ATGGGTACGTATAAAGCCGCTTTTTTTTCTGTTTCTCTGGCCATCGTCCTGTTAGGGTTAGTCTGGCCAAAAGTAGGGAGCTGTGATACTCCTGAAACTAAGGAAAAATCCTTGCTATGGAAAGTAAGTGGGAAAGGTATAAAGACCTCCTATCTCTACGGAACGTTCCATCTAGTACCCAAAGACCAGTTTTCATTGCCTAGAAAGGTAACACAAAAGCTGGAAAAATCCGAAACGGTGGTGTTTGAAGTAGACCTGGATAGCCCCAAGCTTTCCCGCATGATCTCTAAGTCCATGCACATGGCCAAACCCATTGAGAGCCTCATGACGGTACAGGACTATACCCTCTTCGCTAAGTTTGTAAGAGACAGCCTGGAGCGCAACATGCAAACCTTTCGGTACATAAAGCCGGCATTCCTGGGTCAATTACTGCTTTACCCCAAATTGCTGGGCTATAACCCAGAGTCTTATGACCTGGCCCTGCTTAACCTGGCCAAAAAGGAACGCAAGGATATCCAGTCCCTGGAGACCCCGGAAGAGCAGGTAGCTTTGTTTGAGAAAACCTCCCTGGAGACCCAGACCTCACAGCTTCTCCAGAATATAAAGCAGTTTGACCGCCAGCGGAAATTGATGAAAGGAATGCTGACCCTGTACCAGCAGGAAGACATTTACAGCCTCTATGACCTGATTAAGGCCCAATCTGGCTCAGAAGATTCAGAGGACCTGTTGCTGAATGAGCGGAACGAGAAATGGATGGCCCCCCTGCTGGCCATGATGCAGAAAAGCTCCTCTTTTGTGGCCGTAGGCGCCGCCCACCTGCCCGGAGAACAAGGACTGATTCAATTGCTAAGAAACCAAGGCTATAAAGTAGAACCCGTATTGAGATAA
- a CDS encoding TonB-dependent receptor, with protein sequence MSFPKYFLLWAALLLNVGNAFSQASNTLSGTITDGQTNAPLIGATIYLTDLKRAASTDLNGHYQLDNLPRGRFLAQVRYVGYITKALPVTINGATTFNLALAPSVVEVRAVVVTGVSSSTEARLNPVATTVVGREQLDRTSSTNVIDAIAKTPGVAQISTGAGISKPVIRGLGFNRIITLNDGIKQEGQQWGDEHGIEIDEYSVDRAEIVKGPGSLMYGSDGIAGVLNFLTPDPIAEGKVIGNLSTNYQTNNNLLGYSAYNAGNLNGFNWAARLSQKVAGNYRNEVDGRVYNSGFRETNANGYVGLNKSWGYSHLAFSTFNQTVGLVEGKRDEEGTFLKLVNRNGEAEEEPVTNDDLKGYGLGIPQQRINHFRVASQNNLVFDRSRLTFNLAWQQNLRREYGNPVDTDEEELAMRLNTVNYDVKYFLSQLAGWEPTIGVNGMVQQNRNEGEEVIIPEYRLWDAGVFAYLKREFGPLHLSGGLRYDYRSVTSDALFLTDEDEFTTDPSAASETKFDAFTSTFSNISGSVGATYSLNERLTVKANLARGFRSPNIAELASNGRHEGTFRYEVGNTDLNPETSLQFDAGLTYDTKHITLGLNGFRNNIQNYIFAQKLTSVLGGDSLSGEADDLAPTFKYVQGDAYVYGGEFIIDIHPHPLDWLHLENSFSWVRSIQKDVPQDMKYLPFTPAPRLSSELRVSFPKAGNNIRNWYAKAELENYFAQNKVYTAFDTETPTPGYSLLNLGIGGNLTNAAGKTRLSVYLIGNNILDKTYQSHLSRLKYAPENPATGRTGVYNMGRNISLKVMVPFG encoded by the coding sequence ATGTCTTTTCCAAAATATTTCCTGCTTTGGGCGGCCCTGCTGCTGAATGTCGGCAACGCCTTCTCCCAAGCCTCCAACACACTTTCGGGCACCATTACAGACGGCCAGACCAACGCGCCGCTCATTGGGGCCACTATTTACCTCACCGACCTGAAACGCGCCGCCTCTACTGACCTAAACGGCCATTACCAGCTTGACAATCTACCCCGGGGTCGCTTTCTAGCCCAGGTGCGCTACGTTGGCTACATCACCAAGGCGCTGCCGGTTACTATCAACGGCGCCACCACATTTAACCTGGCCCTGGCCCCTTCTGTAGTGGAAGTTCGGGCTGTAGTGGTGACCGGCGTTTCCTCTTCTACCGAGGCCCGCCTGAACCCCGTAGCTACCACCGTGGTGGGCCGGGAGCAGCTGGACCGCACCAGCTCTACCAACGTGATAGACGCCATTGCCAAAACCCCCGGCGTGGCGCAGATCTCCACCGGCGCGGGCATCTCCAAGCCGGTCATCAGGGGATTGGGCTTTAACCGCATCATTACCCTTAACGACGGCATTAAGCAAGAAGGCCAGCAGTGGGGCGACGAGCACGGCATTGAGATTGATGAGTACTCCGTGGACCGGGCCGAGATTGTGAAAGGCCCCGGCAGCCTCATGTATGGCTCAGACGGCATTGCCGGTGTGCTAAACTTCCTCACGCCAGACCCCATCGCCGAAGGCAAGGTGATAGGCAACCTCTCCACAAATTACCAGACCAATAACAACCTGCTGGGCTATTCTGCCTACAACGCCGGCAACCTGAACGGCTTTAACTGGGCCGCACGCCTGAGCCAGAAAGTGGCTGGCAACTACCGCAATGAGGTTGATGGCCGCGTGTACAACTCGGGGTTCAGGGAAACCAATGCCAACGGGTACGTGGGCCTGAACAAAAGCTGGGGCTACTCCCATCTGGCCTTCAGCACCTTTAACCAGACTGTGGGCCTGGTAGAGGGCAAGCGCGACGAAGAAGGCACGTTCCTGAAACTGGTCAACCGCAACGGCGAGGCCGAAGAAGAACCTGTCACAAATGATGACCTGAAAGGCTATGGCCTTGGTATTCCGCAGCAACGCATCAACCATTTCAGGGTGGCCTCCCAGAACAACCTGGTCTTTGACAGATCACGGCTTACCTTCAACCTGGCCTGGCAGCAGAACCTGCGCCGCGAGTACGGCAACCCGGTAGACACAGATGAGGAAGAACTGGCCATGCGCCTGAACACCGTCAACTATGACGTGAAATACTTTCTGTCGCAGCTGGCCGGTTGGGAACCCACTATTGGCGTGAACGGCATGGTGCAGCAGAACCGCAACGAGGGCGAAGAAGTGATCATCCCCGAATACCGTCTCTGGGATGCCGGCGTTTTCGCGTACCTGAAACGGGAGTTTGGACCTTTGCACCTGAGCGGCGGCCTGCGCTATGACTACCGCAGCGTCACCTCAGACGCCCTGTTCCTCACTGATGAAGATGAATTCACCACTGATCCATCGGCCGCTTCTGAAACCAAGTTTGACGCCTTCACCAGCACGTTCTCCAACATCTCGGGCAGCGTGGGCGCCACTTACAGCCTGAATGAGCGCCTCACCGTGAAAGCCAACCTGGCCCGTGGTTTCCGGTCGCCTAACATAGCCGAGCTGGCCTCCAACGGTAGGCATGAGGGCACGTTCCGGTATGAGGTGGGCAACACTGATCTGAACCCCGAAACCAGCCTTCAGTTTGACGCGGGCCTCACCTATGACACTAAGCACATAACCCTGGGCCTGAACGGTTTCCGGAACAACATCCAGAACTACATCTTCGCGCAGAAACTGACCAGCGTTCTGGGCGGCGATTCTCTTTCTGGCGAGGCTGATGACCTGGCCCCCACCTTTAAATATGTGCAGGGCGATGCCTACGTGTATGGCGGCGAGTTTATCATTGACATCCACCCGCACCCCCTGGACTGGCTGCACCTGGAGAACTCCTTTTCCTGGGTGCGTTCCATCCAGAAAGACGTACCCCAAGACATGAAGTACCTGCCCTTTACGCCGGCCCCACGCCTGAGCTCAGAACTGCGGGTAAGCTTCCCTAAAGCCGGCAACAATATCAGGAACTGGTACGCCAAGGCGGAGCTGGAGAACTACTTTGCGCAGAACAAGGTCTACACCGCCTTTGACACCGAAACCCCTACCCCCGGGTACAGCCTGCTGAATCTGGGCATAGGCGGCAACCTGACAAACGCCGCCGGCAAGACCAGGCTCTCGGTGTACCTCATTGGCAACAACATCCTGGACAAAACCTACCAGAGCCACCTCAGCCGCCTTAAATATGCCCCAGAAAACCCAGCCACCGGCCGGACAGGGGTGTACAACATGGGCCGCAACATAAGCCTTAAGGTGATGGTACCTTTTGGGTAA
- the htpG gene encoding molecular chaperone HtpG yields the protein MEEKGTISIHTENIFPIIKKFLYSDHEIFLRELVSNAVDASQKAKSLSSIGELQGELGELKVTVKVDKEKKQIIISDNGIGMTAEEIKKYINQIAFSGATEFVERYKDSNADKSQIIGQFGLGFYSAFMVASTVEIDTLSHQEGAEAAHWVCDGSTEFTITNGTRRERGTDVILNIAEDSEEFLEEARIQTILNKYCKFLPVPVEFNGEVINNPNPIWTKSPSDLTDEDYKNFYKELYPFSEDPLFWIHLNVDYPFNLTGILYFPKVKNEFDFQKNKIQLYSRQVFITDEVKDVVPEFLMLLHGVIDSPDIPLNVSRSFLQADANVKKINTYITRKVADKLNELYKKDRASYEEKWNDIAVFVKYGMLSDDKFYEKAKDFALLQNTEGKYHTLEEYRTLVQANQTDKDGNLIILYTTDVEKQHAFIETAQNRNYDVVKLDTMIDPHFIGQLEQKLEKTTLKRVDADTIDKLIQTDAKPESVLSEEETTRLKELFEKAISNQNMTVTVEALSTDEQPVIITLPEFMRRMKDMSRMGGGGMMMMGNMPDMYNVTINANHPVNHRILKHNDERGEKIAKQAYDLALLSQNMLSGAALTAFVKRSVELIDKE from the coding sequence ATGGAAGAAAAAGGCACGATTTCAATTCACACCGAGAACATTTTCCCCATCATCAAGAAATTCTTGTACTCAGACCACGAGATTTTCCTACGCGAATTAGTTTCTAACGCCGTGGATGCGAGCCAGAAAGCCAAGAGCCTCTCCAGCATTGGCGAGCTGCAAGGCGAGCTGGGCGAGCTGAAAGTGACCGTGAAGGTAGACAAGGAGAAAAAGCAGATCATCATCTCAGACAACGGGATAGGGATGACTGCCGAGGAGATCAAGAAATACATTAACCAGATTGCCTTCTCCGGCGCCACCGAGTTTGTGGAACGCTACAAAGACTCCAATGCTGACAAGAGCCAGATCATCGGGCAGTTCGGTCTAGGGTTCTACTCGGCGTTTATGGTGGCCAGCACCGTAGAGATTGACACCTTGTCACACCAAGAAGGCGCCGAGGCGGCCCACTGGGTGTGCGACGGCTCCACGGAGTTCACCATCACCAACGGTACCCGCCGCGAGCGCGGAACGGACGTGATCCTGAACATAGCTGAGGATTCTGAGGAGTTCCTGGAAGAGGCCCGCATCCAGACCATCCTGAACAAGTACTGCAAGTTCCTGCCCGTACCGGTAGAGTTCAACGGCGAGGTGATCAACAACCCTAACCCTATCTGGACCAAGTCGCCATCTGATTTGACCGATGAGGACTACAAGAACTTCTACAAAGAACTGTACCCGTTCTCTGAGGACCCGCTCTTCTGGATTCACCTCAACGTGGACTACCCGTTCAATTTGACCGGTATCCTGTACTTCCCGAAGGTGAAGAACGAGTTTGACTTCCAGAAAAACAAAATCCAGCTCTACAGCCGCCAGGTGTTCATCACCGATGAGGTGAAAGACGTGGTGCCGGAGTTCCTGATGCTGTTGCACGGCGTGATTGATTCTCCGGACATTCCGTTGAACGTGAGCCGCTCGTTCCTGCAGGCAGACGCCAACGTGAAGAAAATCAATACCTACATTACCCGTAAGGTAGCCGATAAACTGAACGAGCTCTACAAGAAAGACCGCGCCTCTTACGAGGAGAAGTGGAATGACATTGCAGTGTTTGTGAAATACGGCATGCTCTCAGATGATAAGTTCTATGAGAAGGCCAAGGATTTTGCCTTGCTGCAAAACACCGAGGGCAAGTACCACACCCTGGAAGAATACCGCACCTTGGTACAGGCCAACCAAACCGACAAAGACGGCAACTTGATCATCTTGTACACCACCGATGTGGAGAAACAGCACGCGTTCATTGAGACGGCCCAGAACCGCAACTATGATGTGGTGAAACTGGATACCATGATTGACCCGCACTTCATTGGCCAACTGGAGCAGAAACTGGAGAAGACCACGTTGAAGCGCGTAGACGCCGATACCATTGACAAGCTCATCCAGACCGATGCCAAACCGGAGAGCGTGTTGTCTGAGGAAGAGACCACCCGTCTGAAGGAACTGTTTGAGAAAGCAATCTCTAACCAGAACATGACGGTAACGGTAGAGGCCCTGAGCACCGACGAGCAGCCGGTAATCATTACCCTTCCTGAGTTCATGCGCCGCATGAAAGACATGAGCCGCATGGGCGGCGGAGGCATGATGATGATGGGCAACATGCCCGACATGTACAACGTGACCATCAATGCCAACCACCCGGTAAACCACCGCATCTTAAAGCACAATGACGAGCGCGGCGAGAAGATTGCCAAGCAAGCCTATGACCTGGCGCTATTGTCGCAGAACATGCTTTCCGGAGCAGCCTTAACCGCGTTTGTGAAACGCAGTGTGGAGCTGATTGACAAAGAATAG